In one Shewanella loihica PV-4 genomic region, the following are encoded:
- a CDS encoding FimV/HubP family polar landmark protein produces MNFRTSHLAGLLASALLVLSSTSGLLSAAEPLNITGPDGESRQTLRQYGPTTASDTFWSIAQKTRPDASVTIYQVMAAIYEANPHAFTSDNYNSLEKGMILLIPSKEVMLAIPKSLAKQQAESNDKGWRQKPQTAAKPKPVVTQTKQAQASEASQPEMVQADKPSAEQQKQIEALTAKLEAEQAKNLSLTDELARAQDKLNLGNNDSEMLQAKIDEQSSRIAELEEALLVQKEQKAQLNSEVEQLRQQLAAATQPAKPKEVDDSWRTMMDNPLYLGLFAAIPALLLLVLVWLFIKRRNNKSEAVESSTPVTPPMDDKPVAPAPEDSEEMMAVHLDTDDEADSLDSLMKVDETQLKPEADLSDELPQEAAEMVVDAGDEQVMSPVEDEGQSLDDLWAEAMGEQEQEEAKATQEDDLDSLLAELDAPQEAPIEETHVEEKSIEETAFEAPVLEEEATPETDLDELLAEFEQETPSEDAKEEDLDALLAEFDLPAETVNDETNVEEEIRAEETSLEEIKPEEAAEPEASEETLADEIAQELEEAIEAKGDEGDVDETDLDALLAGFDAEPAAQASDSEDDEIARQIAAELEEENDEVEEADLDALLAEFEPAAPASEPEADVADLELAEDEAEETAPEETGPELDVAAELAAEQEESKSAGHAPLEFDLGEDKPAVEADAEEEIKAEDDGEVDLDALLADLESVEEAEEPKVEKGESGFFGDLKGNKRSSDNMLEWESALTSDAPSAQETPVEDDDDGISLQLDDDDNLTVDQALAALDAAEKKRPARAVPEHDLTAFQQDNGFIDIDRLLNEADEEQLDVDKYKELDVDMGELDSLMGNAAMVDVDDEENAVNAKLDLARAYIEIDDMDSAKALLKEVELDGNERQQQEAKKLLDEL; encoded by the coding sequence ATGAACTTTCGCACATCGCATCTTGCTGGTTTGCTAGCCAGCGCTCTGCTTGTTCTCTCGTCGACTTCGGGTCTTTTATCTGCCGCAGAACCTCTCAATATTACCGGCCCAGATGGCGAAAGTCGCCAGACTCTGCGTCAATACGGGCCGACCACGGCATCCGATACCTTCTGGAGTATTGCACAGAAAACCCGTCCCGATGCGAGTGTGACCATCTATCAGGTGATGGCAGCGATTTATGAAGCCAATCCTCATGCGTTTACCAGCGACAACTACAACAGCCTAGAGAAGGGGATGATCCTGCTGATCCCATCTAAAGAGGTGATGCTGGCTATTCCTAAGAGCCTGGCCAAACAGCAGGCAGAGAGTAACGATAAAGGCTGGCGTCAGAAGCCGCAGACGGCAGCAAAGCCTAAGCCGGTAGTGACACAGACTAAACAGGCTCAGGCGTCAGAAGCTAGTCAGCCAGAGATGGTTCAGGCTGATAAGCCTAGCGCCGAGCAGCAGAAGCAGATCGAGGCGTTAACCGCCAAGCTCGAGGCTGAGCAGGCCAAGAACCTGTCGCTCACCGACGAGCTGGCCAGGGCACAGGATAAGTTAAACCTGGGCAACAACGACAGCGAGATGCTGCAGGCTAAGATAGACGAACAAAGCAGCCGCATCGCCGAGCTGGAAGAAGCGCTGCTGGTTCAAAAAGAGCAGAAGGCGCAGCTAAACAGTGAGGTCGAGCAGCTTCGTCAGCAGCTGGCCGCCGCGACCCAACCGGCAAAGCCTAAAGAGGTGGACGACAGCTGGCGCACCATGATGGATAACCCCCTCTATCTCGGTCTGTTCGCTGCCATTCCGGCGCTATTGCTGCTGGTATTGGTATGGTTATTCATCAAGCGTCGCAACAACAAGAGCGAAGCGGTAGAGTCGAGCACGCCCGTAACGCCGCCGATGGACGATAAGCCTGTCGCGCCAGCGCCTGAAGATAGCGAAGAGATGATGGCTGTGCATCTGGATACAGATGATGAGGCCGATTCGCTGGATTCCTTGATGAAGGTCGACGAGACCCAGTTAAAACCTGAGGCGGATCTGAGTGACGAGCTGCCCCAAGAAGCTGCCGAGATGGTAGTGGATGCAGGTGATGAGCAGGTGATGTCACCGGTTGAAGATGAAGGCCAATCATTGGACGATCTCTGGGCCGAGGCCATGGGTGAACAGGAGCAGGAAGAAGCTAAGGCAACCCAGGAAGATGATCTCGACAGTCTGCTTGCCGAACTAGACGCACCGCAAGAAGCGCCAATCGAAGAGACGCATGTCGAAGAGAAGAGCATCGAAGAGACTGCCTTCGAGGCGCCAGTTCTTGAGGAAGAGGCGACCCCAGAGACAGATCTCGACGAACTGCTGGCCGAATTTGAGCAAGAAACACCAAGCGAAGACGCCAAAGAGGAAGACTTGGATGCGCTGCTGGCGGAGTTTGACCTGCCGGCAGAAACTGTGAACGACGAGACTAACGTAGAAGAAGAGATTCGCGCAGAAGAGACTAGCTTAGAAGAGATTAAGCCAGAAGAAGCCGCCGAGCCTGAAGCGTCCGAGGAAACCTTGGCCGATGAGATCGCTCAGGAGCTTGAGGAGGCGATCGAGGCCAAGGGCGATGAGGGCGATGTCGATGAGACAGATCTCGATGCCTTGCTGGCAGGATTCGATGCCGAGCCCGCTGCCCAAGCGTCCGATAGCGAGGATGATGAGATTGCTCGTCAGATCGCCGCCGAGCTTGAGGAAGAAAACGATGAGGTTGAAGAGGCGGATCTTGATGCCTTACTGGCCGAGTTCGAACCTGCTGCGCCGGCAAGCGAGCCAGAAGCCGACGTCGCCGATCTAGAGCTTGCCGAGGATGAAGCTGAGGAGACTGCACCTGAGGAGACAGGGCCAGAACTTGACGTTGCAGCCGAGTTAGCCGCAGAGCAGGAAGAGAGCAAATCGGCCGGTCACGCGCCGCTCGAGTTCGACCTGGGTGAAGATAAGCCGGCTGTAGAGGCGGACGCAGAGGAAGAGATTAAGGCCGAAGATGACGGCGAGGTGGATCTCGACGCACTGCTCGCCGATCTCGAATCGGTCGAAGAGGCGGAAGAGCCTAAGGTCGAAAAGGGCGAATCGGGCTTCTTCGGTGATCTCAAGGGGAACAAGCGTAGCAGCGATAACATGCTGGAGTGGGAATCAGCCTTGACCAGCGACGCGCCAAGCGCCCAAGAGACGCCGGTTGAGGATGATGACGATGGTATCTCGCTGCAGCTGGACGATGATGATAATCTGACCGTAGATCAGGCCTTGGCTGCCCTTGATGCGGCGGAGAAGAAGCGTCCCGCCAGAGCCGTGCCCGAGCACGACCTGACCGCCTTCCAGCAAGACAACGGCTTTATCGATATCGACAGGCTGCTCAATGAGGCCGACGAGGAGCAGCTGGATGTCGATAAGTATAAGGAGCTGGATGTCGACATGGGCGAGCTCGATAGCCTGATGGGCAACGCCGCCATGGTCGATGTGGACGACGAAGAGAATGCGGTCAATGCCAAGCTGGATCTGGCCCGCGCCTATATCGAGATCGACGATATGGACAGCGCCAAGGCGCTGCTTAAAGAGGTCGAGCTGGACGGCAACGAGCGTCAGCAGCAGGAAGCCAAGAAGCTGCTAGACGAGCTCTAA
- a CDS encoding aspartate-semialdehyde dehydrogenase has translation MSQEFNVVVLGASGAVGQTMIEILEERNFPVANLYPLASSRSAGDTVTFHGKQVEILDVETFDWSQAQIGFFSAGGDVSAKWAPIAAEHGCVVIDNTSHFRYDIDIPLVVPEVNPQAIADFRNRNIIANPNCSTIQMLVALKPIYDAYGISRINVATYQSVSGSGKQAIEELANQCAKLLQGLPVEPKAYPKQIAFNVLPQIDKFMDNGYTKEEMKMVWETQKIFGDDQIVVNPTAVRVPVFYGHSEAVHIETVQPVSAEDVKAVLRDAPGVELFESNEEYPTAVTEAAGTDPVYVGRVREDISHPNGINLWVVSDNIRKGAALNSVQIAEVLVRDYY, from the coding sequence ATGTCGCAGGAATTTAACGTCGTCGTTTTAGGTGCATCGGGAGCCGTGGGTCAAACAATGATTGAGATCCTCGAAGAGCGCAACTTTCCCGTTGCCAACTTGTATCCTTTGGCCAGTAGTCGTAGTGCGGGCGACACGGTAACTTTCCATGGTAAACAGGTCGAAATTTTAGATGTGGAGACCTTCGATTGGTCTCAGGCGCAGATAGGTTTCTTCTCGGCGGGCGGTGACGTGTCGGCCAAGTGGGCACCTATCGCCGCCGAGCATGGTTGTGTGGTGATCGATAACACCTCACACTTCCGTTACGACATCGATATCCCTCTGGTCGTTCCCGAGGTGAACCCACAGGCGATCGCCGATTTCCGTAATCGCAACATCATCGCCAACCCGAACTGTTCGACTATCCAGATGCTGGTTGCCCTTAAGCCTATCTATGATGCTTATGGGATCTCACGTATCAATGTGGCGACCTACCAGTCGGTATCTGGCTCGGGCAAGCAGGCTATCGAAGAGCTGGCTAATCAGTGCGCCAAGCTGCTTCAGGGGCTACCGGTAGAGCCTAAGGCCTATCCAAAGCAGATCGCCTTTAACGTGTTGCCGCAGATCGATAAGTTTATGGACAACGGCTACACCAAAGAAGAGATGAAGATGGTCTGGGAAACCCAGAAGATCTTCGGCGATGACCAGATAGTGGTTAATCCAACCGCGGTGCGTGTGCCGGTATTTTATGGTCACTCTGAAGCTGTGCATATCGAAACTGTACAGCCGGTGAGCGCCGAGGATGTTAAGGCCGTGTTGCGTGATGCGCCGGGCGTGGAGCTGTTCGAGTCTAACGAAGAGTACCCAACGGCGGTGACCGAGGCGGCAGGAACCGATCCTGTATACGTGGGCCGCGTGCGCGAAGATATCTCTCATCCTAACGGCATCAACCTCTGGGTTGTGTCTGATAACATTAGAAAAGGCGCGGCGCTCAACAGCGTGCAGATCGCCGAAGTCTTGGTCAGAGACTACTACTGA
- a CDS encoding 4-phosphoerythronate dehydrogenase, with protein sequence MKIVADENMPYVEALFADLGEVVMVDGRTLTQAQVKDADVLLVRSVTKVNKSLLDGCDRLSFVGSATIGMDHLDLDYLKQRGIFCTNAPGCNAVAVGEYAFNAMLELARRFHNPLKGKTVGIVGAGNTGTALQKCLEAYGVKTLLNDPLLEQSGDEREFVSLDELIERCDVISLHVPLTRDGEHPTHYLFDKRRLNALAEDTWLLNCCRGEVIDNRALIEVKQQRSDLKLVLDVWEGEPLPMPELVPLVEVATPHIAGYSLEGKARGTFMLYQALMAQLGRAVDKSLASLLPPLWSHQLSPLSVPDEKALLCLVRLVYDLRDDDELFRQRFQNNKGFDLMRKNHKHRREFSALMLANTAGSDVDWLLELGFSGVGL encoded by the coding sequence ATGAAAATTGTAGCCGATGAAAACATGCCCTATGTCGAAGCCCTGTTTGCCGATCTTGGCGAGGTGGTGATGGTCGATGGCCGTACCCTGACCCAGGCTCAGGTGAAAGATGCCGATGTGCTGCTGGTGCGCTCTGTCACTAAGGTGAATAAGAGTCTACTGGATGGCTGCGACAGGCTCTCCTTCGTGGGCAGCGCCACCATAGGCATGGACCATCTGGATTTGGACTATCTTAAGCAGCGTGGCATCTTCTGCACCAATGCGCCGGGCTGTAACGCGGTGGCCGTCGGCGAATATGCCTTCAATGCCATGCTGGAGCTGGCCAGACGCTTTCACAACCCGCTTAAGGGCAAGACGGTCGGCATAGTCGGCGCAGGTAATACGGGCACGGCGCTACAAAAGTGCCTTGAGGCCTATGGGGTGAAGACCCTGCTTAACGATCCCTTACTTGAACAAAGCGGCGATGAGCGAGAGTTTGTCTCGTTAGATGAGCTTATTGAGCGCTGCGATGTGATCTCCCTGCATGTGCCACTGACTCGAGATGGCGAGCATCCCACCCACTATCTGTTTGATAAGAGGCGCCTGAATGCACTTGCCGAAGACACCTGGCTGCTGAACTGCTGCCGCGGTGAGGTGATCGATAACCGCGCGCTTATCGAGGTGAAACAGCAGCGCAGCGATCTCAAGCTGGTGCTTGATGTATGGGAGGGGGAGCCGCTGCCAATGCCTGAGTTGGTGCCACTGGTTGAGGTAGCCACCCCACACATAGCTGGCTATAGCCTGGAGGGCAAGGCTCGAGGCACCTTCATGCTGTATCAGGCCTTGATGGCTCAGCTGGGCAGGGCGGTCGACAAGTCGCTTGCCAGCCTGTTGCCACCGCTCTGGAGTCATCAGTTGTCACCCTTGTCTGTGCCCGATGAAAAGGCCTTGCTCTGCCTGGTGCGCCTGGTCTATGACCTGCGCGATGACGACGAACTGTTTCGCCAGCGCTTTCAAAATAACAAAGGCTTCGACCTGATGAGAAAAAATCATAAGCATCGACGTGAATTTAGCGCGTTAATGCTAGCCAATACCGCGGGTTCTGATGTAGATTGGTTGCTCGAATTAGGTTTTTCAGGAGTCGGTCTGTAA
- the ndk gene encoding nucleoside-diphosphate kinase, whose product MAIERTFSIIKPDAVAKNHIGAIYNRFETAGLKIIASKMVHLSKEQAEGFYAEHSERPFFGALVEFMTSGPIMVQVLEGENAVLANREIMGATNPAEAARGTLRADFADSIDENAVHGSDAVASAEREIAYFFSAEELCPRTR is encoded by the coding sequence ATGGCTATCGAACGTACTTTTTCTATCATCAAGCCTGATGCCGTTGCTAAAAACCACATCGGTGCTATCTACAACCGTTTTGAAACCGCTGGCCTGAAAATCATCGCTTCTAAAATGGTTCACCTAAGCAAAGAACAAGCTGAAGGCTTCTACGCCGAGCACAGCGAGCGTCCTTTCTTCGGCGCACTGGTTGAGTTCATGACTTCTGGTCCTATCATGGTTCAAGTACTGGAAGGCGAAAACGCTGTTCTGGCTAACCGTGAAATCATGGGTGCAACTAACCCAGCTGAAGCGGCTCGTGGCACTCTGCGTGCTGATTTCGCTGACAGCATCGACGAGAATGCCGTTCACGGTTCTGACGCCGTTGCTTCTGCAGAGCGTGAAATCGCTTACTTCTTCAGCGCTGAAGAACTTTGCCCACGTACTCGTTAA
- the iscX gene encoding Fe-S cluster assembly protein IscX, with translation MKWIDSLDVALSLLEAHPDVDPAKIRFTDLREWILALDEFDDDPNHCNERILEAIQACWINEY, from the coding sequence ATGAAATGGATAGATTCTCTCGATGTGGCGCTCAGTCTGCTCGAGGCTCATCCCGATGTGGATCCCGCCAAGATCCGCTTCACCGATCTGCGGGAATGGATCCTGGCACTGGATGAGTTTGACGACGATCCCAACCATTGCAACGAGCGGATCCTAGAGGCGATTCAGGCCTGCTGGATCAACGAGTACTGA
- the fdx gene encoding ISC system 2Fe-2S type ferredoxin → MPQIVFLPHEELCPDGAVVEAQVGETVLDVALRNGITIEHACEKSCACTTCHVIIREGFDELEESDELEDDMLDKAWGLEPESRLSCQSKVPDSDLVVEIPKYTINMVSEG, encoded by the coding sequence ATGCCTCAGATAGTTTTTTTACCCCATGAAGAGTTATGCCCGGACGGCGCGGTAGTCGAGGCCCAGGTGGGCGAGACTGTGCTGGATGTGGCGCTGCGTAACGGCATCACCATAGAGCACGCCTGTGAGAAATCCTGTGCCTGTACCACTTGTCATGTGATCATTCGTGAAGGCTTCGATGAGCTCGAAGAGAGCGATGAGCTGGAAGATGACATGCTGGATAAAGCTTGGGGCCTGGAGCCTGAGAGCCGTCTGTCGTGCCAGTCTAAGGTGCCTGACAGCGATCTGGTGGTAGAGATCCCTAAATACACCATCAACATGGTGAGTGAAGGCTAA
- the hscA gene encoding Fe-S protein assembly chaperone HscA: MALLQIAEPGQSAAPHQHRLAVGIDLGTTNSLVAAVRSGVADTLADESGRHALASVVRYSEDGVQVGVDAERFSAQDPLNTVVSVKRFMGRSLSDIQAKDASLPYNFSASENGLPLFNTQAGQFNPIQISADILRPLVDRAEKTLGGSLEGVVITVPAYFDDAQRQGTKEAASLLGVKVLRLLNEPTAAAIAYGLDSGQEGVIAIYDLGGGTFDISILRLNKGVFEVLATGGDSALGGDDFDHALAAHLQESWQLTSLTASERRALLIESRRVKEALTEQASVTASLTLEQGIVHEQVVDKAQFDALIESLVKKTIASCRRALRDAAISNDEVLETVMVGGSTRVPLVRERVEGFFGKAPLTSIDPDRVVAIGAAIQADILVGNKPESDLLLLDVIPLSLGIETMGGLVEKVVSRNTTIPVARAQEFTTFKDGQTAMAFHVVQGERELVADCRSLARFTLKGIPPMAAGAAHIRVTFQVDADGLLSVTAMEKSSGVQASIQVKPSFGLTDEEIGTMLKDSMAHAKEDIERRMLAEQQVEAARVLESLSAALAKDGDLLDEAEAATIQAGMANLAQVASQSDTDAIEKAIAALDDASQDFAAKRMDNSIRLALKGQSVDNI; the protein is encoded by the coding sequence ATGGCACTTTTGCAGATCGCTGAACCCGGACAGAGCGCCGCGCCGCACCAGCACAGGCTGGCGGTAGGCATTGACTTAGGTACGACCAACTCACTGGTGGCGGCCGTGCGCAGTGGCGTAGCCGATACCCTGGCCGACGAATCTGGTCGTCATGCCCTGGCCTCCGTTGTGCGTTACAGCGAAGACGGAGTGCAGGTTGGCGTGGATGCCGAGCGTTTCTCCGCCCAAGATCCACTCAATACCGTGGTCTCTGTTAAGCGTTTCATGGGGCGCAGCCTGAGTGATATCCAGGCCAAGGATGCCTCGCTACCCTATAATTTCTCTGCCAGCGAAAATGGCCTGCCACTGTTTAATACCCAGGCCGGTCAGTTCAACCCTATTCAGATCTCTGCCGATATCCTAAGACCCTTAGTGGATCGCGCCGAGAAGACCCTAGGGGGGTCCTTAGAAGGCGTAGTGATCACAGTGCCGGCCTACTTCGATGACGCTCAGCGTCAGGGCACCAAAGAGGCGGCCAGCCTGCTTGGGGTCAAGGTGCTGCGTCTACTCAACGAGCCGACGGCGGCGGCCATTGCCTACGGACTGGACTCGGGCCAGGAAGGGGTGATTGCCATCTATGACCTGGGTGGCGGGACCTTCGATATCTCGATCCTGCGCCTGAACAAAGGCGTGTTTGAGGTACTGGCTACCGGCGGCGACTCGGCGCTGGGTGGTGATGATTTCGACCATGCCCTGGCCGCTCACCTGCAGGAGAGCTGGCAACTGACCAGCCTTACGGCCAGTGAGCGCCGCGCACTCTTAATCGAGAGTCGCCGCGTGAAAGAGGCCCTGACCGAACAGGCCAGCGTGACTGCGAGTCTGACCCTGGAGCAGGGCATAGTGCATGAACAAGTTGTCGACAAGGCGCAGTTTGACGCTCTTATCGAATCTCTGGTGAAGAAGACCATTGCCAGCTGTCGCCGAGCACTGCGCGATGCGGCGATCAGCAACGATGAAGTGCTGGAAACCGTGATGGTGGGCGGCTCGACCCGCGTGCCTCTGGTGCGTGAGCGTGTCGAAGGCTTCTTTGGTAAGGCGCCGTTGACCTCAATCGATCCTGACCGTGTGGTCGCCATCGGCGCCGCGATTCAGGCTGATATCCTGGTGGGTAACAAGCCAGAATCAGATCTGCTTCTGCTGGATGTGATCCCGCTGTCCCTGGGTATCGAAACCATGGGTGGCCTGGTGGAGAAGGTGGTGTCTCGTAACACCACGATTCCGGTAGCCCGCGCCCAGGAGTTCACCACCTTTAAGGATGGTCAGACGGCCATGGCATTTCATGTGGTGCAGGGCGAGCGTGAGCTGGTGGCCGATTGTCGCTCCTTGGCACGCTTTACCCTCAAGGGCATTCCGCCTATGGCAGCCGGCGCGGCGCATATTCGCGTCACCTTCCAGGTCGATGCCGATGGCTTGCTCAGCGTGACCGCCATGGAGAAGTCCTCTGGCGTGCAGGCGAGCATTCAGGTGAAGCCTTCCTTCGGTCTGACCGACGAAGAGATCGGCACCATGCTCAAAGATTCGATGGCCCATGCCAAAGAGGATATCGAGCGCCGCATGTTAGCGGAGCAGCAGGTGGAAGCGGCCAGGGTATTAGAGTCCCTGTCGGCGGCGCTGGCCAAAGATGGCGATCTGCTGGACGAAGCGGAAGCGGCGACCATCCAGGCGGGGATGGCCAATTTGGCACAGGTGGCGAGCCAGTCGGATACTGACGCCATCGAGAAGGCAATTGCTGCGCTGGACGATGCCAGCCAGGACTTTGCCGCGAAACGTATGGATAATTCCATTCGATTGGCGCTCAAGGGCCAGTCGGTTGACAATATATAG
- the hscB gene encoding co-chaperone HscB: protein MNYFELFSLSPSFELDTAVLSERYRELQRAVHPDKFANASEQDKRLAVQHTAQVNDGYNTLKHPISRAEHMLSLKGIDLSHESTTVKDTMFLMQQMEWREALEEISDCDDPDEAIEHLHQSFGEYRGDITAQLAQKIGSEEASVLEQAADLVRKLKFMDKLQAELERAEDALF, encoded by the coding sequence ATGAACTATTTTGAGTTGTTTAGTTTATCGCCATCGTTTGAGCTAGATACCGCTGTGCTTTCAGAGCGGTATCGCGAACTGCAGCGTGCGGTGCACCCTGACAAGTTTGCCAATGCCAGCGAGCAGGACAAGCGCCTGGCGGTGCAGCACACCGCCCAGGTCAACGATGGTTATAACACCCTGAAACATCCCATCTCGCGCGCCGAGCACATGCTCAGCCTCAAGGGAATCGACCTCAGCCACGAATCCACCACGGTTAAAGACACAATGTTTTTAATGCAGCAGATGGAGTGGCGCGAGGCGCTGGAGGAGATTAGCGATTGCGATGATCCCGACGAGGCTATCGAGCACCTGCATCAATCCTTTGGCGAGTATCGCGGCGACATCACGGCGCAGCTGGCGCAAAAGATAGGCAGTGAAGAGGCTTCAGTTCTGGAGCAGGCCGCGGACCTGGTGCGTAAACTCAAGTTTATGGATAAGTTGCAGGCGGAACTCGAGCGAGCCGAAGACGCTCTCTTTTAA
- the iscA gene encoding iron-sulfur cluster assembly protein IscA — MAITMTPAAADRVRSFLANRGKGIGLRLGLKTSGCSGMAYVLEFVDELNDDDEVYEIDGVKIIIDAKSFIYLQGIELDFVKEGLNEGFQFNNPNAKGECGCGESFTV, encoded by the coding sequence ATGGCAATAACGATGACACCGGCGGCGGCCGATCGAGTAAGAAGCTTCTTGGCCAACCGCGGTAAAGGTATCGGATTACGTTTGGGACTGAAGACGTCCGGCTGCTCCGGCATGGCATACGTGCTGGAGTTTGTCGATGAACTCAATGACGACGATGAAGTTTATGAGATCGATGGGGTGAAAATCATCATCGATGCCAAGAGCTTCATCTACCTGCAAGGGATCGAGTTAGATTTCGTCAAAGAGGGACTTAACGAGGGCTTCCAGTTCAACAACCCCAATGCAAAAGGGGAGTGTGGCTGCGGCGAGAGCTTCACCGTTTAG
- the iscU gene encoding Fe-S cluster assembly scaffold IscU yields MAYSEKVIDHYENPRNVGSFDKNDPSVVTGMVGAPACGDVMKLQLKIDDNGIIEDAKFKTYGCGSAIASSSLVTEWVKGKTIEEAQAIKNTDIAEELALPPVKIHCSILAEDAIKAALDEYKAKHEK; encoded by the coding sequence ATGGCTTACAGTGAAAAAGTAATAGATCATTATGAGAACCCGCGTAACGTAGGTTCATTCGACAAGAACGACCCTTCAGTGGTTACCGGTATGGTAGGTGCGCCTGCCTGTGGTGACGTTATGAAGCTTCAGCTGAAGATCGACGACAACGGTATCATCGAAGATGCCAAGTTCAAGACTTACGGCTGTGGTAGCGCTATCGCGTCAAGCTCTCTGGTCACCGAGTGGGTGAAGGGCAAGACGATTGAAGAAGCGCAAGCGATTAAAAATACGGATATTGCTGAAGAGCTTGCCCTACCGCCTGTTAAAATCCACTGCTCAATCTTGGCTGAAGACGCCATCAAGGCAGCGTTAGACGAGTACAAGGCTAAGCACGAAAAGTAA
- a CDS encoding IscS subfamily cysteine desulfurase produces the protein MKLPIYLDYAATTPVDPRVAEKMMQYMTMDGIFGNPASRSHRYGWQAEEAVDIARNQVAELINADPREIVFTSGATESDNLAIKGVAHFYHKKGKHIITSKTEHKAVLDTCRQLEREGFEVTYLEPESNGIIPIEKLEAAMREDTILLSLMHVNNEIGVIHDIDAIGELCRAKKVIFHVDAAQSAGKLPIDLQKSKVDLMSISAHKMYGPKGIGALYVRRKPRIRLEATMHGGGHERGMRSGTLATHQIVGMGEAAAIAKADMESDNARIRRLRDRLWDGIKHIEETYINGDAEQRYCGSLNVSFNFVEGESLMMALKDLAVSSGSACTSASLEPSYVLRALGLDDEMAHSSIRFSIGRFTTEEEIDHAIETITKSIGQLREMSPLWEMFKDGVDLSTVQWAHH, from the coding sequence ATGAAGCTTCCTATTTATTTAGATTACGCTGCTACGACGCCGGTCGATCCGCGCGTGGCAGAGAAAATGATGCAATACATGACGATGGACGGGATTTTTGGTAACCCCGCTTCACGTTCTCACCGTTACGGCTGGCAGGCCGAAGAGGCGGTGGATATCGCCCGTAACCAGGTCGCCGAGCTGATCAACGCCGATCCACGCGAGATCGTGTTCACCTCGGGTGCAACCGAGTCTGACAACCTGGCCATCAAGGGTGTTGCGCATTTTTATCATAAGAAAGGCAAGCACATCATCACCAGTAAGACAGAACATAAGGCCGTGCTGGACACCTGTCGTCAGCTAGAGCGTGAAGGCTTCGAGGTGACTTACCTTGAGCCAGAGTCAAACGGCATCATCCCTATCGAGAAGCTCGAAGCGGCGATGCGTGAAGACACCATACTGCTCAGCCTGATGCATGTTAACAACGAGATCGGCGTGATCCACGATATCGACGCCATTGGCGAGCTATGCCGTGCCAAGAAGGTGATTTTCCACGTGGATGCGGCACAAAGTGCCGGCAAGCTACCTATCGACCTGCAAAAGAGCAAGGTTGATTTGATGTCAATCTCGGCGCACAAGATGTACGGCCCTAAAGGCATTGGCGCCCTGTATGTGCGTCGTAAGCCACGTATTCGTCTGGAAGCGACTATGCACGGTGGTGGACACGAGCGCGGCATGCGCAGTGGTACCCTGGCGACTCACCAAATTGTGGGCATGGGTGAAGCGGCGGCGATTGCCAAGGCCGACATGGAAAGCGATAACGCCCGTATCCGTCGTCTGCGCGACAGACTGTGGGACGGCATCAAGCATATCGAAGAAACCTATATCAACGGTGATGCAGAGCAAAGATACTGCGGCAGCCTGAACGTCAGCTTTAACTTCGTCGAAGGTGAGTCTTTGATGATGGCGCTGAAAGATCTGGCGGTCTCTTCTGGTTCTGCCTGTACCTCAGCAAGTTTAGAGCCTAGCTATGTGCTTCGTGCATTAGGATTAGACGATGAAATGGCGCACAGCTCAATCCGTTTCTCTATCGGTCGTTTCACGACTGAAGAGGAGATTGACCATGCGATCGAGACCATTACCAAGTCTATCGGTCAGTTGAGAGAGATGTCTCCATTGTGGGAGATGTTTAAAGATGGTGTTGACCTGTCAACAGTGCAGTGGGCACATCATTAA
- the iscR gene encoding Fe-S cluster assembly transcriptional regulator IscR has translation MKLTSKGRYAVTAMLDVAMHSTSGPVPLADISERQGISLSYLEQLFAKLRKHGLVSSVRGPGGGYRLGFDASDISVGMVVRAVDESVDATRCQGLGNCQSGTRCLTHSLWGDLSKQISDFLNGISLAGLMNKRDVQFISIKQDKMQQEQRVTL, from the coding sequence ATGAAACTAACTTCAAAAGGTCGGTATGCGGTAACGGCAATGTTAGACGTTGCAATGCATTCTACTTCTGGCCCGGTCCCATTAGCTGACATCTCCGAGCGTCAGGGAATCTCCCTTTCCTATCTTGAACAACTCTTCGCTAAATTACGTAAGCATGGTTTAGTCTCCAGCGTCAGAGGACCTGGTGGCGGTTATCGTCTCGGTTTCGACGCCAGCGATATTTCCGTGGGCATGGTGGTTAGGGCGGTAGATGAGTCGGTCGACGCCACACGTTGTCAAGGTTTGGGAAATTGTCAGAGCGGTACTCGATGTTTAACCCATTCGCTCTGGGGCGATTTGAGCAAACAGATTTCAGATTTTTTAAATGGCATTAGCCTTGCGGGTCTGATGAACAAGCGAGATGTGCAATTTATCTCAATCAAGCAAGACAAGATGCAACAGGAACAAAGGGTAACCCTGTAA